Sequence from the Gracilinanus agilis isolate LMUSP501 chromosome 6, AgileGrace, whole genome shotgun sequence genome:
GGAGGTGCAAGTTGAGAAAGCTTTGGATCTCCCCTCAGTGGAGCTTATCTTCAGGACAGAGAAGAGGATATATATATAGGAGATTATGATAATTAATACTGTGGTCATCATTACTGACCCAGCAAAGACAGCTGGAAGGATTTCATCAAGATCATCATGGTAGGAGGAAAGCTTTAAAACTGGTGAATAATCACAGAAGAAATGATTGATCTCATTGGGTCCACAGAAGGACTGATTCAATAAGCAACCAGTAAAGATCCAAGCAGTCACACAACCACCTACATAGGAGATGATGAGTAACAGAGAGCAGACTTTAGTAGACATGTTGGTGGAATAGAGTAAAGGGCTACAGATGGCCACATATCTATCATACGCCATCACAGCCAGCAGAAAACACTCGATGGTCCCAAAGATGGCACCACAGAACATCTGGGCTACACAGCCTCCCAGAGGGATTGAAGTTTTATCTACAAGGAAGTTTTTGAGCATAACAGGTGTCACTGATGAGGAATATGCAGTATCCACAAAAGCCAAATGGCTTAGAAAAAGGTACATTGGAGTATGAAGCTGGGAGCTATTTCTAATCAAGATAATTATGGTAAGGTTACCAACCAGCGTAACAGCATATACCCCTAGAAATANTATATATATACACGGTGATCTTCACTTCCTAAGGTATTCTTACTTAACCACATTCTGTCAGGTATTTACTGTTTGTAGTGATGTTTCAGGATATTTGACTTGGCCAGTGGAAGATCAGAATTTACTTACTATCAGACTGTAATAATACTTCTTGCATATCACTCACTTCCAAACCATTGACTTTAAATGACCCTAGAAAGGATCAGACACATCAagataaaaatcagaaatggaTATTACTCAttaaaacagaaagagagagagaaactcagaaaaatgaaaagatgcaTTAAACTCCatgtaaaactgaaaaaataatataaagccAGGTGTGGCAAGAAGAATAGACATGTTTCCCTGAAATGAACTgcaaaatgaaaatcaaatctATGCATTTTCTagcaaaattaagaaaaacaatggTACCTATTGAGTCCAGAAAATGATAACATTAGACTGCAACTTATTGTCCTTGCATGTTAGAAGAGTATTTATGTTGGATTTATTAGCATTTGGGATCCCTTGAGCATCCTTAAACTAAATTAACCTACGTCATTAGAATGCCATTTGAAATCCACAGGGATCAGAAAAAGTACAAACACAGAAATGAATTGTGCAAGAAATTCATCAAGTTCTCAGGggcttccatttatttttttctttatccatgTTTATCTAGGActttttaaatgtgaaatataATACTACATAGCAACATAATCAAATTCATATGATCTGCTATAGAAGCTCTCATAAATCGTTCTGGAGTCAACATGTGGCATTTGTGgttgtaacaattaaaaaaaatcctgtaaaGATTTATGAAGTAAGGCAAAGTGAAGTGTGCAGAACAGGAAGAGtattgcacacagtaacaacaaaaatgtataatgttcaactgtgaatgcaattattatcaacaagacaaggatccaggacaattctaagagactcatgccccccaaaaaagatatttaccatcatagaaggaatagaatctaaatgcaaattgaaagtaacattctttatttcctccatgaatttttgccCAGAGAaagcaatatgtcttgtttcacaacatgatgaacatgaaaatatatattatataaaaatatatgtataacctatgtcaTTACCTGCCttcatgggaaggagagagagaacatggattgcaaaatattgaaaacaaatattttaaaatcatattgatgtgtaatcttggaaaaaactaaaatgtattataacaaaaattttgaaaactaaaaataattctctaaattctcagggaccttcattttttttctttgtctctaagattttttaaaatggaaaaacaagaTTGGATAGAAACATAGCCAAACTAGTAAGTATGATCTACAGTGAAAGCTCTTAACAATTGATCTGGAATCAACACTTGACATCAGTGACTGTGATAACATTCAATGGGTATGAAAATTTGGTCCTGGTCACTTCATCAGATCCATATCGTTTTGGCCATTGAGCAGAATGGGTTCTGTTCACACATATTCACACTTCTACGAAACTCATTTGGTAGGAACTGTAAATCTTAGAGCAAAGATACTATTCCAAGTGAGGAAAACCATCCATGTCTAAAGGCTGTATGGACAATTTTTTAAGACTACTGAAAAATTTCTCAGATATGAGAGTATTTATGATATACATAGATTTGGTATAGAACAGTTTACATATGCTGTGAGTCAGTAACTGGCCAACAGAAGAAGATTATTCATTTTCTAGCCTTGCAAGGGAACAAGTCCTAGAAAGTGAtgatttcctcttctcccctggggctttggaaaagagaagattgaaAGTGCTTCTCTACAGATATCCAGATCTTTAAGCCTTTCTTTTCCCCCAGGAGATCTATGAGCCATGTCACAGAAAAGGGTAAAAGAATTTGAAGCTGTTCACAATTGCTCTGTTACTTTTGAATTTTGCTTTCATTgtaaatgaaatttcatttaatttgaaTGCCAATTGAGTGAATTCTTTGGGGAGAACCAAGCTGAAAGGGAAAGCAAGATGAGGGATCCAATGGGTGGAGGCTCAAGGCAAGCAAAGGATGTTATTTGGAATATTGAGATACCTTGATAGGAACCCAAGAAGACACTAGAGAAATGTAAGTGTTGGGAAGGGTTGAAATGGCTGTGAGAGTACAGAGTGAGTGAGCCTGTTCTCAAGGCTTAAGAGAAGTTTCTGCGTGTGTCATTGGATGATCAATTGCATGTCAAGCTTAGAGTACCACCTGGTGGCTTCCCCAGATATAGCTCTCCAAGCAACTACTTGAGACGTTATTTCCTCAGCTGCTAGAGCTGGGGTTGGcaatatctggctccacctcttgaccagccagtctgggcagagccccaggatgtgccccaggaggcccttcagcccccgccccatattccagcgccttccacctccatcctcctccttccgcaggcgtttatggctctcacagccaaaaaggttgccgaccgttgaaGAGGAAACATTTTTCTATGAGGACAGACAAGTGTTTCGTCACAGAACCCTCTGGGGATCTTGCAAGCCAAAAGGGCCCTTCTGAGAATAATATGGTGGGTTTTTAAATTCACAGTTGAAACTCTAAAATTAGCCAGAAGAATATTACTCTATTGATTATGTTGGTCATTTCCCTCTTATTATAATTACTAGAATTTTCACTATCGTGTCTAAGAACAGTGTCAAAAATGTGTGCATGCTTTTATTTTATACTCCTTTTTCATGAGAATCAGAGGTTGGGTTTTAGTGTCCAAAAGGTAGGCTGTATTGCTATAAGCCAAAGTCCATATGGACTGTATTCATATGGACCAATAATCTTGTAGAGCTTCTCTCAAAAAAAAGTCATATTCTCTTTTACTTATTATTGTTTTCAGGCAGAGTTTACTCAGAGAAGTCTCTGAATATAGCTTATATATAGCTCATGGATAAGTTTCCACAAATGTGAGCAATAGGTTTCTCAGATGCTTTATAGGCATTCAAGGTAACAAATACATATTGTGTATGAGATAGCTTTATTTCAACCcacagaaaatttaaattaaaaaaaaaacaaaaccacaaacaCAAAGGACCTCACACCAGCCCACAAGCAATCTTCCATATCTAGTGCTCTTGATAGTGTCCCCTCTACTTAATTTTATTGGTCCTAGCAGGAGAACCCTCCCCCCAACAAAGGTAATATGATTTGTTGTTGCTAGATAGAAAACACACCAGTCCTTCAGGAAGCACCTGTTATATGCTAAAGAGATTTTCTGAGGCCTTAACCTCACCTTGGAGGAATATATGTTTTGGCTACTACAAAGGCATCTTATCAGAAATGCACTGTAAAGAGCaagtagatggctcagtagataaagtttcaggcctggagctgggaagtcctgggtttaaattttaactcagacacctcctatctgtgtgaccctgggcaagtcacaaccccaggtgcctagcacttactggtcttctaccttggaaccttCTAGGACAGCAGGTaagagttttgtgtgtgtgtgtgtgtgtgtgtgtgtgtgtgtgtgtgtgtgtgttttaaaggaTACACTGTCCAAATAATTCAGTTATAGCAGATGTAGTGATAGGGTGATGTGTTCTtatccttttcctccctctaccCCAACCCATGATATAAGTCTATTCCCTTGCTGCTACATCTCCCATTTCCATCAACAATCTGCATGATGCTCTTCTTTTTCCAATAAATGCATATTCTTCTTCAACTGGGGTTATTTATGAAACAAGCCTAGAAGCAAGTACTGAGAAATCTTACTTCTCTGAAAAGGCCATCTGTACTAATATCGATCAAAAGTTCCCTGTTAAAAAATGTGATTCATCATATGCAGCTCTCATATACTTCTCCAGGATACTTCACCACTGCACTGGTTCTACCAACACTTGGTGCTAGGAAGTTCAGCCTCATGTCTCTGCTCTCTTTGCTTAGAACTTGAAAAATGTAGAAGATATAAAGGATCTTGAGGTCTAGACATTTTCTTCAAAGGCCACTTAGGCAAacacatcaatcaatcaatcaaccaacaggtacttattaagcatctactatgtgctaggcactggggatacaaatgccaaaatatgaaataactccTACTCTAAGTTACATTTTAGTAAGGGAGACATGTAcatataaaccagtgattcccaaacttttttggcctactgtcccctttccagaaaaaatattacttagccccctggaaattaattttttttaaattttaatagcaattagtagggaagataaatgcacctgtggccatcaccctgtggattgctgtagcacccaccagggggcggtagcgcccactttgggaatcactgatataaaaaaatacatagaataaaattaaaatgaattcaaaGCATTTAAATATACAGTCTTCCACATGATTCTTCTGAAAAGCAACCATTAGTTGGTCCTAGGGGTTGAGGATGAACACCTCATCttttgcatacatatatatatatatatatgtatatatatatatatatacacgtgtgtgtgtgtatcttctaTACTATAAAATCTATtaggtaaaaaagagaaaaaaaacacaactagaCAGAATTGGAAGAGTTTTTAGAGGCCATCAAgtgcaaccccctcatttttaatAGATGGAAATCGAGCCACAAAGGGGtgctaaagtgacttgctcagggtcacctagttagcaaatgtctgaagtagaatttgaacttgcaCATTTCTGATTTCACATGTCCAACATTCTGTCCATTACATTATCTGTCTTCTTTTTGTCCCTTTTAACAAGGTAGCCTTTTGGTATCCTGTAAGCTCGAGCTGAATTCATCCAAGAAATTTGCTTGATCAGTCACTTATCCAAATTCCCCACACAAAGGCTCATCTCTGGATAAACTCATCAAAATGATTAGGGGATTCCCTTGATTGAactacatatatgcatgcatgtacatgtccacacatacatatatacagcaCTGATGAAATATTCTACTAGTCCAATTCTTTAGTGTTTTTGTCATAATTAAGCATTATACTTTAGCAAAGAACAATATCTCTTGTCTGGTCAATAAATAGAATCAATTGTTAAGTACTGAGGCTCCAGAACTATCACAGAATCTAAGATCCACAAAGGATTTCAGAGGCTACCTAGTCTAACTCATAGATGACCAAGAATCCCTCTCATAATACGCTAAGTGGTCAGTCAACCTCTGGTTAAGGACCTCCAAGGGGAGGAAACCCACCACCTCTAAagcagtccattctactttttgtttttgtttttgtttttgttttttttaaacccttgtacttcagtgtattgtctcataggtggaagattggtaagggtgggcaatgggggtcaagtgacttgcccagggtcacacagctgggaagtggctgaggccgggtttgaaccccggacctcctgtctctaggcctgactatcactccactgagctacccagctgcccccttccattcTACTTTTGTATAGTTCTGGGTATtaaatagtttttctttataCCATGACAAATCTCCCTCTGTGTAACTTCTATTTAAAGCTCTAGGttcagggggaagctgggtagctcagtggagtgagagtcaggcctagagacaggaggtcctgggttcaaacccggcctcagccacttcccagctgtgtgaccctgagcaagtcacttgacccccattgcccacccttaccaatcttccacctatgagacaatacaccgaagtacaagggtttaaaaaaaaagaaaagaaaagaaaaaaaaaaaaagctctaggTTTTTCCCTCTGAGTAAAACAGAACAATTCAAAGGCATCTTTCAAATGCCAAATTCTTGAAGATTGTTATACTATACTTTCTAagttcccttttttcctctaGGTTAAATATCCCTAGTTCTTTCAACCAATCCTCATATGAAATGATCATCATTCTGGTTGTCTTATTGGATGTTCTCCAGCTTACTTATATCCTTCCTAAATGTGATACCAATAACTTTATATGAAATTTGAAAAGTGACTAGAACAACGCAAAAGATAACTATTACCTATATTATGCATCAATACATCCTAGAATAGCACTTGCTTTTATTGTGTCCTTTTCACATTGTATACTTATATAAACCTAAGTAGTTCACTAAAACCCCAAAATCCTTTTACATGAATTGTTATATAGCCACTATTCCTCTATTCTATATTTATCAAATAGATCTTTTTAGCCCATGCAAAGAACTTTCCATTTATCcctttaaaatttcattcatagAGAAAGTGTGGTACAATAGGTGGAGAGTTAAttctatagtcaggaagacattgGGTAAATCCTATATCTGAATAATACTAtctaaccttgggcaaatcaattaacctctcccTACCCCGAATAGTACTCTAAGGCTGCTTATTGCCAAATAGTCACAGATCTTATCAGGAGTGCTCTATATACTAAATCCCATATCCACatcaaattttatcttatttgatgtgATATATTCTTCTAACATGTCAAAAAATTTTTGCACCCAAATTTTGCCTTACAAAAGGCTAGATATTCTTCCCACATTTGTGGGAATCTCCTGGAGAATCCGGTGAAGTCTATTAACTCCTTCTCAAAACACTTTTTTCCCACATGTCagcagtggttttttttttaatttttgaatatttttccttagttacatatttcatgttctttccctctcccccaaacctccctaactccTCTTacccaacacacaattccactgggttttacgtgtatcattgatcaagacctaattccatattattgatagttggattagagttattgtttagtgtctacatccccaataatatccccatcaacccatgtgttcaagcagttgtttttcttctgtatttctcctcccacagttcttcctctgaatatggctagttttcttcctcataagtccctcaaccttgctctggatccttacattgctcctagtagagaagtctgttatgttcagaacaatatttttaaataattaaaggaaattttacatttcaattagaagttagtaaaaataattatgtaatattttttcccatccaactATATGGATCTTCTGAAATATCCCGCTTAGACTGTACAATGCTTTGAGGAAATATAGATAAACTGAGTTTTTCAAGTTAGTCATTTGAATAGATGGAAAGATGTGGGTTAGCATTAGAAGAAAGTAGTTAGGTTCTGACTAGTTGAGTGATTTCAAGAAGTCATTAatattaagtctttttttttaacaattcccCAATCATTGAACATGTAAGTCATTTTGAGGGGTTTTCTATTATGAATCACAAATAATGCTATGaatatttatgtacaaataagttcttttcctcccttttaataATACTCTTAGGATGGAATGCATTTCTAATAGTAGGATCATTGGGATGTTATTGAAGTCATTCATGTTATTAGCATTAAAATGAGTTCTCCATGAGGAGTATTCTAGGGATTTGTCCTTGTCCCTGTTCTgatcaacatttttatcaagaGCTTAGATACTGACATTCTTGTCAAATGATGACATTAATCTGGGAGGAGAAAGTTAATATGCTGGATTTTCAACTTGATGACCAAGAATCCTGAACCAAAATGATATAAACAGGCTAAAGCATTACTCTGAATCTAATCAGATGACATTCAATAGGGGGGAAAAGTGAATTCCCACATTTGGGTTTAAAAAGTCAACTTTCCAAGAACAAGATAGAAGAagtatggtttaaaaaaacaacaaaaaaacaaaaagcagtcCATCCAAGAATGATCTGGggaggcttctgggttaagatggcggcagagtaaaaagcagctgcttaacctctcctaacccacacatataggactcctcaagaggacataaaaacaaacccagatgaacaaagggaccccacaacagggcgcagcattaaaggtatgtgggattggggcatttccatgctataagggggtgaaatagctcccactaaaatgcaagctgagcaaccctctccccccacaccacctataggGACAAAGCCAGCACACAGTTCTTGACAGCTACCTGGTATCagcagggcctgctcctgagagcagcaagacataagaccctaataggctaaagaaccagactttgaacacagaccctgagcgcaagcgAGGAACTTGgttggggacccagtgcagaggggtgcatgactgtggaagcagcaccctgagactgctaaaggagcttcgggcagaggagcaagcaaggggactaccaggaggcttgaccctgagaacaactagacttgagacctcaggagcctagagagtacAGACCTACTGTGGctgcaaggataaagctgagagggcacacagctctctgactcaggcaaaaactgctccacagctccataggCAGAGAACCTGTcggcctcacccagacttctgactgagaaagaaatattaacaataatggcaagccaggcataagaatcccaaaagagaaaaagcaagaagaaatctttaacacttgacaacttttacacagaaaaaatccagacaacagagcaaacagcagaggagaacaaacaagtaatcatatccaaaccttccccccaaaatgaaaatttgtcacaagctcttgaagagttcaaatctgagatcatgagaaagatggaagaaatttggtgagagaagtgggaaatagctcaaaaggaaatgaacaggttagaagacagaaacttccaattggagaaagatgccccaaaatcaaacgaaatggtaaacaaattggaaactgccagaagccatcgaggctgtgaggtttagcacagctactcacaagctctgacaatccagcatggcaggttgtcaggaggatggaaattccacactcagtttaccccatgtgattttttttacagtgacattcacttgtattgaaattattgcaattaaTATCCTAATTCGGCTCCaagaagacacagaaaaacaatataggTTCATGGTAAGAACAATAACACTCACAGACTACAcaatatcccaaaataaacccctgtacaacctcctagagtatagacatttcccctagaatcagcccagcaaaaaaacccagcagttagtgagttaatacaagtttctaaagttcccagaaagaaaatacctggcctgggtttgctcccaaactcccacagatcaaagaaacagtgaaacacaaggaaaaaaaggagatgataaattagcacagaatcaccctaccagaactgtattcttagtgatcctatagcagaaagaacagcatgggaacaaaatttggaccagactgatattattgtatcttattaggtgtaatcaactaccataactatctccttgattgatgatgggaatggaTAGTATAACGTAActatatacatgatttaattagttaaaatttaattaactattatgcttagctaggaactgatgttctagtACCTTAcagatggctgaaaagaataagttccaactaagccaggccataatgaataattcttgacaagcttgcttctttgtttaaccacagtaagataattagtaaatgccaatcatatgatgtttcaaaagttaatatgtgattttgaatgtatgggaaaatcaaaacctgtatgagatcataaagaaaaaagggtataaaaataaaaatcagcagatggcactagagAAGGAATagcctctgcaatttgacttgcactctggctcgttTTCACTCCATTCTTCACCACGCCATaacacctccagagacccaaccaagcgaAGAGCAGGGTCTTCAcaggaaaccaaaattaaaaagatggaaaacagtatagaccaaatcaaaaaggaaaatcataagattataacagaaaaccagtctctaaagaccagaactgggcaagtagaagccaatgatctctcaagacagcaagaacaaataaagcaaagtcaaaagactgataaaatagaaggaaacatgaaatatctcactgagaaattgacagatcaagaaaacaggtctagaagagacaatttaagaatcattggtcttcctgaaaaagcagaaattaatagaaatttggactccatactaaaagaaattattcagcaaaactgccctgaagttctacaacaagagggcaatataggcattgaaaggatccatagatcactctctacactagaccctgaaaagacaacccccaggaatataatagccaaattcaagagcttccaagtaaaagaaaaaaaaacattacaagaagccagaaagagacaattcagatatcaaggagaaccaatcaggatcacacaggatctggcagcctccacactaaaagatcacaaggcttggaatatgatattcagaaaggcaagagaactgggtctacaaccaaggatcacctacccatcaaaactgactatatacttccaggggaaagtatgggcattcaacaagatagaagatttccaagtatttgcacagaaaagaccaggactaagtggaaag
This genomic interval carries:
- the LOC123251394 gene encoding olfactory receptor 508-like, which encodes MYLFLSHLAFVDTAYSSSVTPVMLKNFLVDKTSIPLGGCVAQMFCGAIFGTIECFLLAVMAYDRYVAICSPLLYSTNMSTKVCSLLLIISYVGGCVTAWIFTGCLLNQSFCGPNEINHFFCDYSPVLKLSSYHDDLDEILPAVFAGSVMMTTVLIIIISYIYILFSVLKISSTEGRSKAFSTCTSHLTAVTLFYGTTTFIYLMPKSSYSTDENKVVSVFYIVMIPMLNPLIYSLRNNEVKGALRKLMSKKRLFS